A DNA window from Paenibacillus andongensis contains the following coding sequences:
- a CDS encoding cold-shock protein gives MYFSKKSLEPVPEEQTSIWTCSTEQCSCWMRDNFSFAESPACPICNSSMVKDLKMLPTLSNTSSRR, from the coding sequence TTGTACTTTTCAAAGAAATCGTTGGAACCTGTCCCCGAGGAGCAAACCAGCATCTGGACCTGCAGCACCGAACAGTGCTCATGCTGGATGAGAGATAATTTTTCATTCGCTGAGAGTCCTGCATGTCCAATTTGCAATTCATCCATGGTCAAGGATTTAAAGATGCTCCCAACCTTATCGAACACAAGCAGCAGGCGATGA
- a CDS encoding cold-shock protein yields METGTVKWFNAEKGFGFIEMEGGKDVFVHFSAITGEGFKSLDEGQSVQFEVVQGNRGPQAENVVKL; encoded by the coding sequence ATGGAAACAGGCACGGTTAAATGGTTTAATGCAGAAAAAGGTTTTGGTTTCATTGAAATGGAAGGCGGCAAAGATGTCTTCGTTCACTTCAGCGCTATTACTGGGGAAGGCTTCAAAAGCTTGGATGAAGGCCAAAGCGTACAGTTTGAAGTTGTTCAAGGTAACCGCGGACCGCAAGCTGAAAATGTAGTCAAGCTGTAG
- a CDS encoding 8-oxoguanine deaminase, whose protein sequence is MSSLMIRGAKAIVTVDAEDRVLKQANILIEDNRIVKIGKDLYEADQVIDASQMFVYPGLINVHHHLYQTFTRNLPQVQKLELFDWLRYLYEIWKGITPDAVYHSSLTGIADLMKNGCTTVFDHHYVFPQQNSAHFIDKQFEAAERLGIRFVASRGSMTLGKDQGGLPPMSVVQDIDTILADSERLIDLYHDAGAGSMRQVVLAPCSPFSVSADIMLESAKLARSKGVRLHTHLAETNNEEAYTLERFGMRPLAYMESLGWLGPDVWYAHGIHFNDDEMKLLAHTQTGIAHCPISNMKLSSGIARVPEMLAMGIPVGLAVDGSASNDGSNLLEELRVSYLLHRLQSSSQAPTGYDLLKVATRGGAAILGRSDIGSLEIGKAADLFMVRVDQIDAVGTLTDPKSWLGTVGLKRPVDYTIVNGKVVVENGRLVGADDEQLARECQDSFERFIRQ, encoded by the coding sequence ATGAGTTCATTGATGATTCGTGGTGCAAAAGCAATTGTAACGGTGGATGCGGAGGATCGTGTGCTGAAACAGGCGAATATCCTGATTGAAGACAATCGGATCGTGAAGATAGGGAAGGACCTGTATGAGGCAGACCAGGTGATTGATGCGTCTCAAATGTTCGTATACCCCGGTCTCATTAACGTGCATCATCATTTGTATCAGACGTTCACGCGCAATCTGCCGCAGGTGCAGAAGCTGGAGTTATTCGACTGGCTGCGTTATCTCTACGAAATTTGGAAAGGGATTACACCGGACGCTGTGTACCATAGCTCGCTTACAGGGATCGCTGATCTGATGAAGAATGGCTGTACGACGGTTTTCGACCATCATTATGTGTTCCCTCAGCAAAATAGTGCCCATTTTATAGATAAACAGTTCGAAGCCGCGGAGCGCCTTGGTATCCGTTTCGTTGCTTCGAGAGGATCCATGACGCTTGGCAAGGATCAGGGAGGGCTGCCTCCCATGAGCGTTGTTCAAGACATAGATACGATACTAGCCGATAGTGAGAGGCTAATTGATCTCTACCACGATGCCGGCGCAGGCTCCATGCGGCAGGTCGTGCTCGCTCCGTGTTCACCGTTCAGCGTATCCGCGGATATCATGCTGGAATCGGCGAAGCTCGCCAGGTCCAAGGGTGTGCGGCTGCACACGCATCTAGCTGAGACGAACAACGAGGAAGCCTACACGCTCGAACGTTTCGGCATGCGGCCTTTGGCCTACATGGAAAGTCTGGGCTGGTTAGGCCCCGATGTGTGGTATGCGCATGGGATACATTTTAACGATGACGAAATGAAGCTGCTGGCACATACCCAAACAGGAATCGCGCATTGCCCGATTTCGAACATGAAGCTTTCGTCCGGCATAGCCAGAGTTCCCGAAATGCTTGCGATGGGGATTCCAGTGGGCTTAGCCGTTGACGGGAGCGCCTCAAACGATGGCTCGAACCTGCTAGAGGAGCTCCGAGTCTCGTATCTCTTGCACAGGCTTCAGTCAAGCAGTCAAGCTCCGACTGGATATGATCTTTTGAAGGTAGCAACCAGAGGAGGTGCTGCAATACTAGGAAGAAGCGACATCGGGTCGTTGGAGATTGGCAAGGCAGCTGACTTGTTCATGGTGCGTGTAGATCAAATTGACGCTGTAGGGACTCTGACGGATCCGAAGTCATGGCTAGGTACAGTAGGACTCAAACGTCCGGTGGATTATACGATTGTGAATGGAAAGGTTGTCGTCGAGAACGGCAGACTGGTTGGAGCTGACGATGAGCAATTAGCGAGAGAATGTCAGGATTCGTTCGAAAGATTCATCCGGCAATGA